A single window of Vigna radiata var. radiata cultivar VC1973A chromosome 4, Vradiata_ver6, whole genome shotgun sequence DNA harbors:
- the LOC106758358 gene encoding receptor-like protein kinase FERONIA, which translates to MWSMDRYCVCVPLFVCLVLAMELVVAQNFKPTDNILLDCGGPPSSTDTDGREWTTDVGSKFGSSSEKSTTVSXAATQXPAVPQVPYMTARVFHAPFTYAFPVASGWKFLRLXFYXASYSNLNASDALFAVTANSYTLLRNFSVAQTTLALNYAYILKEFAIHVDGKTLNVTFTPSTXASNAYAFVNGIEVVSMPDIYTSTDGTTMIVGTNTAYTIDNSTALENVYRLNVGGNDISPSXDTGMFRSWSDDVPFLFGAAFGVTEPADSNVKFEYPPGTPXYIAPLDVYTTARSMGPXXXINXNYNLTWIFNIDSGFSYLVRLHFAEXXXXXXXXXGXSHSAXSAKTNTTGSYASSLPSNLCRHFSFAEIKSATNNFDEALLLGVGGFGKVYKGEIDGGTTKVAIKRGNPLSEQGVHEFQTEIEMLSKLRHRHLVSLIGYCEENTEMILVYDXMAYGTLREHLYKTQKPPLPWXQRLEICIGAARGLHYLHTGAKHTIIHRDVKTTNILLDEKWVAKVSDFGLSKTGPTLDNTHVSTVVKGSFGYLDPEYFRRQQLTDKSDVXSFGVVLFEIXCARPALNPALAKEQVSLAEWAAHCYLKGILXQIIDPYLKGKIAPEXFKKFAETAMKCVADQGIERPSMGDVLWNLEFALQLQESAEESGNGFGDIHNEEEPTYTDSKGKKDSDAMGGYDGNVTDSRSSGISMSIGGRSLASEDSDGLTPSAVFSQIMNPKGR; encoded by the exons ATGTGGAGCATGGATCGGTACTGTGTTTGTGTTCCATTGTTCGTGTGCTTGGTATTGGCTATGGAGCTTGTTGTAGCGCAGAATTTTAAGCCTACAGATAATATCCTGCTGGATTGTGGAGGTCCTCCATCTAGTACTGATACCGATGGCCGTGAATGGACCACTGATGTTGGTTCCAAGTTTGGTTCCTCTTCGGAAAAATCCACCACCGTATCGNAGGCNGCAACTCAAGANCCTGCCGTCCCCCAGGTGCCCTACATGACAGCACGTGTGTTCCACGCGCCGTTTACCTATGCTTTCCCGGTGGCTTCCGGTTGGAAGTTCCTCCGGCTGCANTTTTACNCGGCTTCTTACTCCAATCTCAATGCATCTGATGCCCTTTTTGCGGTGACGGCGAATTCATACACGCTTCTTAGGAACTTTAGTGTTGCTCAGACCACCCTGGCTTTGAATTATGCCTACATTTTGAAGGAATTTGCCATCCATGTAGATGGGAAGACCTTGAATGTGACTTTCACTCCTTCTACCAANGCATCCAATGCTTACGCGTTTGTTAATGGGATCGAGGTTGTGTCCATGCCTGATATTTATACTTCTACTGATGGAACTACCATGATAGTGGGTACAAATACTGCTTACACTATTGATAACAGCACTGCACTTGAGAATGTTTATAGGTTGAATGTGGGTGGGAATGATATCTCTCCCTCCCNTGATACTGGNATGTTTAGGTCATGGTCTGATGATGTTCCCTTTCTCTTTGGCGCTGCATTTGGAGTTACAGAGCCTGCTGATTCAAATGTGAAGTTTGAGTATCCTCCGGGCACNCCAAGNTATATTGCNCCACTTGATGTCTACACTACGGCCAGATCAATGGGCCCGNATNNGNNGATCAACANGAATTACAACTTGACTTGGATCTTCAACATTGATTCNGGGTTTTCCTATCTAGTGAGACTTCATTTTGCTGAG NNNNGNNNNCNNCNNNNTNNTNNTNNTGGTNCTTCACACTCTGCAGNTTCTGCCAAGACCAACACAACAGGAAGTTATGCTTCCTCCCTCCCATCAAACCTTTGTCGGCATTTCTCATTTGCTGAAATCAAGTCTGCCACAAACAACTTTGATGAGGCTTTGCTTCTTGGTGTAGGAGGATTCGGTAAGGTTTACAAGGGAGAAATTGATGGTGGAACAACCAAAGTAGCAATTAAACGTGGGAATCCACTATCTGAGCAGGGGGTGCATGAGTTCCAAACTGAGATTGAAATGCTNTCTAAACTTCGTCACCGCCACCTTGTTTCTCTNATTGGATactgtgaagaaaacactgaaATGATCCTNGTTTATGATNATATGGCCTATGGAACACTCAGGGAGCATTTGTACAAGACCCAGAAACCTCCACTTCCATGGAANCAAAGGCTTGAGATATGCATTGGAGCTGCTCGGGGTTTACACTATTTACACACTGGTGCTAAACACACAATCATCCACCGTGATGTGAAGACAACAAACATTTTACTGGACGAGAAGTGGGTGGCCAAGGTTTCTGATTTTGGATTGTCAAAAACAGGTCCAACATTGGATAATACCCATGTAAGTACTGTGGTAAAGGGTAGCTTTGGGTACTTGGATCCAGAATACTTCAGGAGGCAGCAACTAACTGACAAATCTGATGTTTANTCATTTGGGGTGGTTCTCTTTGAGATATTNTGTGCTCGTCCAGCTTTGAACCCAGCCCTTGCTAAGGAGCAAGTGAGTCTNGCTGAGTGGGCAGCTCATTGCTACCTGAAAGGCATTCTTGANCAAATCATTGATCCATATCTAAAAGGCAAGATAGCTCCAGAATGNTTCAAGAAGTTTGCNGAGACNGCGATGAAGTGCGTGGCTGACCAGGGTATTGAAAGGCCATCCATGGGTGATGTCTTGTGGAACCTTGAATTTGCTTTGCAGCTGCAAGAAAGTGCAGAGGAAAGTGGCAACGGCTTTGGCGACATTCACAATGAAGAGGAGCCCACGTATACAGAttctaaaggaaagaaagacTCTGATGCNATGGGGGGTTATGATGGTAATGTGACTGATTCCAGAAGCAGTGGCATTTCAATGAGCATTGGAGGTAGAAGCTTGGCTAGTGAAGACTCTGATGGGTTAACCCCAAGTGCTGTGTTCTCCCAGATCATGAATCCAAAAGGGCGTTAA
- the LOC106758630 gene encoding thioredoxin H9: protein MGNCVANKSQAKDSDSEHDVEFAAGNVKLITTKEAWDQYLEEARRDGKIVIANFSATWCGPCKVIAPYYCELSEKYTSMMFLLVDVDELTEFSTSWDIKATPTFFFLKDGQQLDKLVGANKPELQKKIVAINDSLPECKQ, encoded by the exons ATGGGGAATTGTGTGGCTAATAAG TCTCAAGCTAAGGATAGTGATTCTGAACATGATGTGGAGTTTGCTGCTGGCAATGTCAAACTTATTACCACCAAAGAAGCTTGGGACCAATATTTGGAAGAAGCTAGGAGGGATGGCAAAATT GTGATTGCGAATTTCAGTGCAACATGGTGTGGTCCTTGTAAGGTGATTGCGCCATATTACTGCGAGTTATCTGAGAAATACACATCCATGATGTTCTTGCTAGTTGATGTGGATGAACTAACT GAGTTCAGCACTTCATGGGACATCAAAGCCACACctactttcttctttcttaaagATGGACAACAACTTGACAAACTTGTGGGAGCCAACAAGCCAGAGCTGCAGAAGAAGATTGTTGCCATCAATGATTCACTTCCCGAATGCAAGCAGTGA